The following are encoded together in the Mastacembelus armatus chromosome 6, fMasArm1.2, whole genome shotgun sequence genome:
- the arpin gene encoding arpin, giving the protein MSRIYDNTSLQNKPVHNEKFDRVWSPSAYESGQGVLLEGKLLDVSRHAISDVKNQKIRYYVLYIKPSRIHQRRFDSKGQEIEPNFSDTKKVNIGFLMSSYKVEAKGETDRLSEEQLSALVNKPELVKITDRHRPSGTWAFWYPESEMDKTELETGQDVRLKTKGNSPFIISLAKVDAGTVTKCNFAGDETAGASWTDDYG; this is encoded by the exons ATGAGCCGAATTTATGACAACACCTCTTTGCAGAATAAACCAGTACACAATGAGAAGTTTGACCGTGTGTGGTCTCCCTCTGCGTATGAAAG TGGACAGGGGGTTCTTCTAGAAGGAAAGCTGTTGGATGTTTCCAGACATGCAATCAGTGATGTTAAAAACCAGAAG aTCCGTTACTATGTGTTGTATATAAAACCCAGCCGCATCCATCAGAGGAGGTTTGATTCCAAGGGCCAAGAAATTGAGCCAAACTTCAGTGACACCAAGAAGGTCAACATTGGCTTCCTCATGTCCTCTTACA AGGTGGAAGCTAAAGGGGAGACAGACCGTCTGTCTGAGGAGCAGCTGTCAGCCTTGGTGAACAAACCTGAACTGGTGAAAATAACTGACAGGCACCGACCCAGCGGTACCTGGGCCTTCTGGTACCCAGAGTCAGAAATGGACAAAACAGAGCTAGAAACAGGACAGGATGTCCGGCTGAAGACCAAAGGAAACAGTCCTTTCATAA tctccTTAGCTAAAGTAGATGCTGGCACAGTGACCAAGTGTAACTTTGCTGGTGATGAAACGGCTGGAGCATCGTGGACAGACGATTATGGCTAA